In the Clavelina lepadiformis chromosome 8, kaClaLepa1.1, whole genome shotgun sequence genome, one interval contains:
- the LOC143468139 gene encoding uncharacterized protein LOC143468139: MAFWNIFAKWSNHYLHSSKEGILASQHNCRWQRGDDRKHSFLAKISLSLVKYINLKQSLKMVLLFEIQFDIADKGANDDFILQCFARYEEQTNSKNTKTLNQ, from the exons ATGGCCTTTTGGAATATCTTTGCGAAATGGAGCAACCACTATTTGCATTCAAGCAAGGAAGGTATCTTAGCTTCACAACATAACT GTAGGTGGCAACGGGGGGATGATCGAAAACACAGTTTCCTTGCAAAAATCAGCTTGTCGCTTGTCAAGTACATCAACCTGAAGCA ATCCTTGAAGATGGTGCTTCTGTTCGAGATCCAGTTCGATATAGCTGACAAG GGGGCAAACGACGATTTTATACTGCAGTGTTTTGCAAGGTATGAAGAGCAAACCAATAGCAAGAACACAAAGACtcttaaccaataa